The Globicephala melas chromosome X, mGloMel1.2, whole genome shotgun sequence genome window below encodes:
- the COX7B gene encoding cytochrome c oxidase subunit 7B, mitochondrial: protein MFPLAKNALSRLGVRSIPQTMARQSHQKRAPDFHDKYGNAVLASGATFCVAVWAYTATQIGIEWNLSPVGRVTPKEWRDQ from the exons ATGTTTCCCTTGGCCAAAAACGCACTAAGTCGTCTCGGAG TTCGAAGCATTCCGCAAACAATGGCAAGGCAGAGCCACCAGAAGCGGGCACCTGATTTCCATGACAAATATGGTAATGCTGTATTAGCAAGTGGAGCCACTTTCTGTGTTGCTGTATGGGCATAT ACAGCAACACAAATTGGAATAGAATGGAACCTGTCCCCTGTTGGCAGAGTCACCCCAAAGGAATGGAGAGATCAGTGA